From a region of the Mytilus galloprovincialis chromosome 3, xbMytGall1.hap1.1, whole genome shotgun sequence genome:
- the LOC143069293 gene encoding uncharacterized protein LOC143069293, translated as MLSHNSLDIRSDSGFLEEDNNLEDHSVKSPESKKICTVDDIASIMRNTHLEQCDNDIRFLSCSPTGSLVSSASDAQSEERKSILKSASSYKRKNWTEKNHFNSNGNSNICVERENNDVKSGSPQSRYVSGKLQRCQSSPIKRTVNIKFPEEAQTSCSDSYQKKMKIISNLNSYYDSRLERSKSFLHGQSKVFAKASQYLTPAKPGLRKLQVCYSKTNMELNKGKIFGDLVKTAHKQNMVICDSVDSIEKRLYRKRTDPTKKTTYFANMNKPDPFRVKSKKAQTVAEKEKERKNRILETTEEIKLGFKRTAKTVKLLTPEEVEKLKRCRYLRLDPAIQLQLEENDLC; from the coding sequence ATGTTGTCACATAATTCTCTAGATATTCGGTCAGATTCAGGTTTTCTTGAAGAAGACAATAATTTGGAAGACCATTCTGTTAAATCTCCAGAAAGTAAGAAAATTTGTACCGTAGATGATATAGCGAGTATAATGAGGAATACGCATTTAGAGCAATGTGATAATGACATTCGCTTCTTGTCTTGTTCTCCCACTGGTTCTCTTGTGTCATCAGCATCGGATGCACAATCAGAAGAACGGAAGTCAATTCTAAAAAGTGCCTCGTCATACAAAAGAAAAAACTGGACGGAAAAAAATCACTTCAATTCAAATGGAAATTCTAATATATGTGTTGAGAGGGAAAACAATGATGTCAAAAGCGGAAGTCCTCAATCCAGATATGTGTCTGGTAAATTACAGAGATGTCAGTCTTCTCCAATAAAAAGAACAGTTAATATTAAATTTCCTGAAGAGGCGCAGACTTCATGCAGCGATTcttatcagaaaaaaatgaaaattataagtAACCTTAACTCTTATTATGATTCACGACTAGAACGGTCAAAGTCATTTCTGCATGGACAGAGCAAAGTATTTGCCAAAGCCAGTCAGTATTTAACGCCGGCAAAACCAGGACTTCGAAAGCTTCAAGTTTGTTATTCAAAAACAAACATGGAATTAAACAAAGGCAAAATTTTTGGAGATTTAGTGAAAACAGCACATAAACAGAATATGGTGATATGTGATTCTGTTGACAGTATAGAAAAGCGACTTTACAGGAAACGTACGGACCCAACTAAGAAAACTACATACTTTGCAAATATGAATAAACCTGACCCATTCAGAGTGAAATCTAAGAAAGCACAAACTGTTGCAGAGAAGGAAAAGGAACGAAAAAACAGGATATTAGAAACAACAGAGGAGATTAAACTTGGATTTAAAAGAACGGCAAAAACTGTGAAACTTTTAACACCAGAAGAAGTTGAAAAATTAAAACGATGTCGGTATTTACGACTTGATCCAGCAATTCAGCTGCAATTGGAGGAAAACGATCTATGTTGA